The proteins below are encoded in one region of Segatella copri:
- a CDS encoding winged helix-turn-helix domain-containing protein, producing MKLKAYHSILIFAILVMSAAFSSVSNYRKAQYAIVQDMNKALALTLQENKYQWITPDTIQSYRSHLSIDLLKSTSNLCYVMEDRRRGKNNSQLVNSANLLSSKEMLLNEHSIQSYANCSMADVLSMSNQRTSLTLTLMAMIWAIASLYYHRRKQPWNHEADMFGTMCYSQDEDSFYNQESGQAIKFTPMQHQLMQLFFNNTHHQLSKQEICDALWPKKPDASETLYTLIRRIKPVIEQNSNLMIESERGKSYQLIIR from the coding sequence ATGAAACTGAAAGCATATCATTCCATCCTCATCTTTGCCATCCTTGTGATGTCTGCGGCATTCTCCAGCGTGAGTAACTACCGTAAGGCACAGTATGCCATTGTACAAGATATGAACAAAGCTTTGGCTCTGACTCTTCAGGAAAATAAATATCAATGGATTACGCCTGATACCATCCAGAGCTACCGCTCACATCTCAGCATCGACCTGCTGAAATCGACCAGTAATCTCTGCTATGTGATGGAAGACAGAAGAAGAGGCAAAAACAATTCCCAGCTGGTAAATAGCGCCAACCTGCTCAGCAGCAAAGAGATGCTTCTCAACGAGCATTCTATCCAAAGTTATGCTAACTGTTCGATGGCAGATGTTTTGAGTATGAGCAACCAGCGGACATCTTTGACGCTTACTCTCATGGCTATGATTTGGGCAATTGCATCGCTATACTATCATCGCAGAAAACAACCCTGGAATCATGAGGCTGATATGTTCGGCACCATGTGCTATTCTCAAGACGAGGATTCCTTCTACAATCAGGAAAGCGGACAAGCCATCAAGTTTACTCCGATGCAGCACCAGCTGATGCAACTCTTCTTCAACAATACGCATCATCAACTCTCCAAACAGGAGATTTGTGATGCTCTTTGGCCCAAGAAACCGGATGCCAGTGAAACGCTCTATACCTTGATTCGCCGTATCAAACCGGTGATTGAGCAGAATAGCAACCTCATGATTGAGTCGGAAAGAGGCAAGTCTTACCAACTGATAATCAGATAA
- a CDS encoding nucleotidyltransferase domain-containing protein, producing MEKKRIIEAMHNRLHEIDPHAKAILFGSRARGTEHEGSDWDVLILLDKPKVTLQDYDKYSYPLRELGWDIDEIINPVLFSQKEWEENHYTLFNHNVNKEGIAI from the coding sequence ATGGAGAAGAAACGAATTATAGAAGCAATGCACAATAGATTGCATGAGATTGATCCTCATGCAAAAGCTATCTTGTTTGGTTCCCGCGCTAGAGGTACAGAACATGAAGGAAGTGATTGGGATGTATTGATTCTTCTAGACAAACCAAAAGTTACGCTTCAAGATTACGATAAGTATTCTTATCCACTAAGAGAATTAGGCTGGGATATTGATGAAATCATCAACCCTGTACTCTTCTCCCAAAAAGAATGGGAGGAGAACCATTATACCTTATTCAATCATAACGTAAATAAGGAAGGAATTGCAATATGA
- a CDS encoding RecQ family ATP-dependent DNA helicase: MSIFSRLFERKNNLTVSSDIKKKYARSRNIAFVDTEVGLKDHKIHDIGALRYDGATFHQASQTALNKFLQEGKVDYICGHNLIHHDARYLQLNGILIDTLYLSPLLFPKRPYHHLVKDDKLMSEQMNNPVNDCEKAKELLMDEIAAWNQLSERKRKIFTLLLQNEEEFRGFLMYVGAIEKDDAIIEVSEFILSEYKNHICAHADIPALAAQSPCGLAYALALIGTDDYQSVTPGWVLFHYPEVEHIIYMLCHTQCTDGCEYCNRMLDIHHNLKQLFGYDAFRTYDGEPLQEQASQAAVDGKSLLAIFPTGGGKSLTFQLPALMDGRTIHGLTVVISPLQSLMKDQVDNLADRGFTDAVTINGLLDPISRSLAIERVQSGDATLLYIAPEMLRSKTIERILMARHVVRFVIDEAHCFSAWGQDFRVDYLYIGKFIKEYQERKFGKDAMVRNHGQTLIPVSCFTATAKQKVVQDICDYFKHWLGTDLQLFASSASRTNLHYSVIHVDSDGNKYNLLRSLVEQADCPTIIYVSRTKRTRELAQKLTRDGISALPYNGKMDADEKIHNQDAFMSDKVRIIVATSAFGMGVDKSDVGLVIHYDISDSLENYVQEAGRAGRDPHLNAKCYVLYSDEDLDKHFILLNQTKLSISEIQQVWKAIKDFTKQRPHVSCSALEIARQAGWDDSVSDIETRVRTALSALEQSGYIERGNNIPHVYATGITVKNMDEARLRLTESPLFSEDEMKNAIRIIKSLITQKHIAKAQDSEAESRIDYLADILGLSKRDVISSVDRMRQEGILADTRDISAYLQDISDKQRKPQQMLENFAKLERYILEHIPDESLHITYKQLNDNAVHDGINTSTEKKIRTLLYFLAVKGYAHKKEDGVRNLIVTRDKDIETIIKRFERRIEVCRFIIERLYSLAEENSKTITEESNNSSSVDSKEKPLQFSVVELLNDLKSSNQSLFSDFSSLQLEDVEEALLYLSKIGAMKLEGGFLVLYNAMAIKRIKEPRLHYKQEDYRMLNEFYKQKIQQIHIVGEYANLMVRDYDAALQYVQDYFQMDYHRFILKYFKGNRETEIERNVTPSKYKKLFGMLSKRQKEIIDDHESRCIVVAAGPGSGKTRVLVHKLASLLLLEDVKHEQLLMLTFSRAAATEFKQRLMQLIGNAAHFVEIKTFHSYCFDLLGRVGNLDEAGDVVKQAAEMINNGEVEPNRISKTVLVIDEAQDMSKDDYALVSALMKANEEMRVIAVGDDDQNIYEFRGSNSQYLYELTQTEHSRFIEMTENYRSLRHIVDAANDFARNIRQRIKSTPIISMSQEDGEVRIVKHPYEIQEKKVYMYQPILEDVMRLLGSNSSKEADASSRKKNETISILTQTNEEAVIMLALLHSHGIKAKLVQSMDGLRFWNLAEVRYFLKKIDQGIKETKSPIIPDDIWETTKQLTFQKYATSQALPYLRRSLQIFEQTNRAKYYSDLREFVFESSVEDFCDISKSDIVVSTIHKAKGHEFDHVLMLITHPEHPTDDILRRYYVGMTRVKHTLAIHTNGNLFDSLKSAQHLYDAQAYDEPNEIVLQLSHKDVNLGFSKPHKDAILSLRSGMPLTYHDYCLCLPSTGRDIAQLSIKMKEKLGKWELKGYKVTAARIRFIVAWKSKDAPRDEKESAIVLADLVMKRIR, from the coding sequence ATGTCAATATTCAGTCGCCTCTTTGAAAGGAAAAACAATCTCACCGTAAGTTCTGACATCAAGAAGAAATATGCCAGAAGCAGGAACATTGCCTTCGTGGATACCGAAGTGGGACTGAAAGACCATAAAATACACGACATCGGAGCATTGCGTTATGACGGAGCCACCTTTCACCAAGCATCGCAGACGGCACTGAACAAGTTCCTGCAAGAAGGAAAGGTTGACTATATCTGCGGTCATAACCTCATTCATCACGATGCCCGCTATCTCCAACTCAACGGCATACTGATAGATACCCTCTATCTCTCCCCACTCCTCTTCCCCAAGCGCCCTTACCATCATCTGGTAAAGGACGACAAACTGATGAGCGAGCAGATGAACAATCCTGTCAACGACTGCGAGAAAGCCAAGGAGCTTTTGATGGATGAAATCGCTGCATGGAATCAATTATCAGAAAGGAAGAGGAAAATCTTCACCTTGCTGCTCCAGAATGAAGAGGAATTCAGAGGATTTCTGATGTATGTGGGAGCCATCGAAAAGGATGATGCAATCATAGAAGTTTCAGAATTCATTCTTTCTGAATACAAAAATCATATTTGCGCCCATGCCGACATTCCGGCTCTTGCAGCCCAGTCTCCTTGCGGCTTGGCATACGCCTTGGCCCTCATAGGCACAGACGATTACCAATCTGTAACCCCAGGTTGGGTACTCTTCCATTATCCCGAAGTAGAACATATCATCTATATGCTCTGCCATACCCAATGCACCGATGGCTGCGAGTATTGCAACCGCATGCTCGACATTCATCACAACCTGAAACAGCTCTTCGGCTATGATGCCTTCCGTACCTATGACGGCGAACCGCTGCAGGAACAGGCATCGCAGGCAGCAGTAGATGGTAAGTCATTATTGGCGATATTTCCTACGGGTGGCGGCAAGTCGCTCACCTTCCAGTTGCCAGCCCTGATGGATGGCAGAACCATACATGGACTCACCGTGGTTATCTCGCCTCTGCAATCATTGATGAAAGACCAGGTAGATAACCTCGCAGACCGCGGTTTCACCGATGCCGTAACCATCAACGGTCTCCTCGACCCTATCTCCCGCTCCCTAGCCATCGAACGAGTGCAGAGTGGAGATGCCACCTTATTATATATAGCACCAGAGATGTTGCGCTCCAAAACCATCGAGCGCATTCTGATGGCACGGCATGTGGTGAGATTCGTCATTGATGAAGCTCACTGCTTCTCTGCATGGGGACAAGACTTCCGTGTAGATTACCTATACATCGGCAAGTTTATCAAGGAATACCAGGAACGTAAGTTTGGCAAAGATGCTATGGTCCGCAATCATGGTCAAACCCTGATACCCGTATCTTGCTTCACCGCCACTGCAAAACAGAAGGTGGTGCAGGACATCTGCGACTATTTCAAGCATTGGCTGGGTACCGACCTCCAGCTCTTCGCCTCATCAGCCTCACGTACCAACCTGCACTATTCCGTTATCCACGTAGATAGTGACGGCAACAAATACAATCTACTGCGCTCGCTGGTGGAACAGGCAGATTGCCCTACCATCATCTACGTATCCCGCACCAAGCGAACCCGTGAACTCGCCCAAAAACTGACACGTGACGGCATATCCGCCCTGCCCTATAATGGCAAGATGGATGCCGACGAGAAGATACACAATCAGGATGCCTTCATGAGCGATAAGGTTAGAATCATCGTTGCCACCTCCGCCTTCGGCATGGGAGTAGATAAGAGCGATGTGGGGCTGGTTATCCACTACGACATCTCCGACTCTCTGGAGAACTATGTACAGGAGGCAGGACGTGCAGGAAGAGACCCACACCTCAATGCCAAATGCTATGTACTCTATAGCGACGAGGACTTGGACAAGCACTTCATCCTGCTCAACCAAACCAAGCTGAGCATCAGCGAGATACAACAGGTATGGAAAGCCATTAAGGATTTTACCAAGCAGCGCCCACATGTAAGTTGTTCGGCACTGGAGATAGCCCGCCAAGCCGGTTGGGATGACTCGGTATCCGACATAGAAACCCGTGTTCGCACCGCCCTATCTGCTCTAGAACAGAGCGGATACATAGAGCGTGGCAACAATATTCCGCACGTCTATGCCACAGGTATCACTGTCAAAAACATGGACGAGGCAAGACTGCGCCTCACCGAATCACCCCTGTTCTCGGAAGATGAGATGAAGAATGCCATCCGCATCATCAAGTCGCTCATCACCCAGAAGCATATAGCCAAGGCACAGGATAGCGAGGCTGAATCCCGCATCGATTACCTCGCCGACATCTTAGGACTCAGCAAGCGAGACGTCATCTCTTCCGTTGACAGAATGCGACAGGAAGGCATCCTTGCCGATACCCGTGACATATCAGCCTATCTGCAAGACATCAGCGACAAGCAACGAAAGCCTCAGCAGATGCTGGAAAACTTCGCCAAACTGGAAAGATACATTCTGGAACATATCCCGGATGAATCGCTGCATATCACATACAAGCAACTCAATGACAATGCCGTACACGACGGCATCAATACTTCAACAGAAAAGAAAATCCGCACACTGCTATACTTCCTGGCAGTGAAGGGCTATGCGCACAAGAAGGAAGACGGCGTCCGCAATCTCATCGTAACAAGAGACAAGGACATAGAGACCATCATCAAGCGATTCGAAAGACGAATTGAGGTTTGCCGATTCATCATTGAAAGACTATACAGCCTGGCTGAAGAAAACAGTAAAACTATAACAGAAGAGAGCAACAATAGCTCTTCTGTAGATTCAAAAGAGAAACCTCTTCAATTCTCGGTAGTTGAACTTCTGAACGATCTGAAATCCAGCAACCAGTCACTCTTTTCCGACTTCTCTTCCCTACAGTTGGAAGACGTGGAGGAAGCCTTGCTCTATCTCTCCAAGATAGGAGCCATGAAGCTGGAAGGAGGATTCCTGGTACTCTACAATGCGATGGCAATTAAACGCATCAAGGAACCTCGCCTCCACTATAAGCAGGAGGATTACCGCATGCTCAATGAATTCTACAAGCAGAAGATTCAACAGATTCACATCGTGGGCGAATATGCCAACCTGATGGTAAGGGATTATGACGCCGCCCTGCAATATGTGCAGGATTATTTCCAGATGGACTACCACCGCTTCATCTTAAAGTACTTCAAGGGCAACCGGGAGACTGAGATAGAGCGCAACGTAACACCTTCGAAGTATAAGAAACTCTTCGGAATGCTCTCCAAGAGACAGAAGGAAATCATCGACGACCACGAGTCTCGCTGCATCGTAGTCGCTGCCGGTCCTGGCAGCGGCAAGACACGTGTGCTCGTACATAAGCTTGCCTCTCTCCTGCTGCTGGAAGATGTAAAGCACGAACAACTCCTAATGCTCACTTTCTCTCGTGCAGCCGCTACCGAATTCAAGCAGCGACTGATGCAACTCATCGGCAATGCCGCCCATTTCGTAGAGATCAAGACCTTCCATTCCTACTGCTTCGACCTGCTGGGCAGAGTTGGCAATCTGGATGAGGCTGGAGATGTGGTTAAGCAAGCCGCCGAAATGATTAACAATGGAGAAGTGGAGCCTAATCGCATCAGCAAGACCGTGCTCGTTATTGACGAGGCACAAGACATGAGCAAGGATGACTATGCCCTTGTCTCTGCTCTGATGAAAGCCAACGAAGAGATGAGGGTGATTGCCGTAGGCGATGATGACCAGAACATCTATGAGTTTAGGGGTTCCAACTCGCAGTATCTCTATGAACTGACCCAGACAGAGCACAGCCGTTTCATCGAGATGACGGAGAATTACCGCAGCCTTCGCCACATCGTGGATGCAGCCAACGACTTTGCCCGCAACATCCGTCAGCGAATCAAATCTACCCCTATCATCTCCATGAGTCAAGAAGATGGAGAGGTAAGAATCGTGAAGCATCCATACGAGATTCAGGAGAAAAAGGTTTATATGTATCAGCCTATTCTTGAAGATGTTATGCGATTACTTGGAAGTAACTCTTCAAAAGAAGCCGATGCATCTTCCCGCAAGAAGAACGAAACCATCAGTATCCTCACGCAGACCAATGAAGAGGCAGTCATCATGCTGGCTCTTCTTCACAGCCATGGCATCAAGGCCAAGCTGGTGCAATCAATGGACGGCTTGCGCTTCTGGAATCTGGCAGAGGTAAGATACTTTTTAAAGAAGATAGACCAAGGCATCAAGGAAACGAAATCCCCTATCATCCCTGATGATATTTGGGAAACAACCAAGCAGCTGACATTCCAAAAGTATGCCACCAGCCAGGCATTGCCATACCTGCGCCGCAGCCTTCAGATATTTGAGCAGACCAATCGTGCCAAGTACTACAGCGACCTGAGGGAGTTCGTGTTCGAATCATCAGTAGAAGACTTCTGTGACATCTCGAAATCAGACATCGTGGTCAGCACCATCCACAAGGCAAAAGGCCATGAGTTCGACCATGTACTGATGCTCATTACCCATCCCGAGCATCCTACAGACGACATACTGCGCCGATACTATGTGGGTATGACACGTGTCAAGCATACGCTTGCCATCCACACCAACGGCAATCTCTTCGACAGCCTGAAAAGTGCCCAGCATCTCTATGATGCCCAAGCCTACGATGAGCCGAACGAAATAGTACTTCAGCTCTCACACAAGGATGTAAACCTGGGCTTCTCCAAGCCTCACAAGGATGCTATCCTTTCCTTGAGAAGCGGTATGCCGCTAACATACCACGACTATTGCCTCTGTCTCCCATCAACAGGCAGAGACATAGCCCAGCTCTCCATCAAGATGAAAGAGAAACTAGGCAAATGGGAGTTGAAAGGCTACAAGGTAACCGCTGCCCGAATCCGCTTCATCGTGGCATGGAAGTCAAAGGATGCACCTAGGGATGAGAAGGAATCCGCCATCGTGCTCGCAGATTTGGTGATGAAAAGAATAAGATAA
- a CDS encoding adenine-specific methyltransferase EcoRI family protein, with amino-acid sequence MAKRTIDKAKAAKKDEFYTQLEDINNELRHYREHFRGKTVLCNCDDPRVSNFFTYFAYNFEFLGLKKLITTCYKNQDMDLFSMNKSEQAVFLVYEGDKNGNHIPDAEEIGVKPLKGDGDFRSKECIELLKEADIVVTNPPFSLFREYVAQLLEYDKKFLIIGNKNALTYKEIFPLIQENKLWTGYRGFSGGMWFKANYEGKTEKNIHGEKIINVPSIWYTNLDIQKRHEDLILYKTYSPNAYPKYINYDAIEVSKTELIPYDYDGVMGVPITFMDKYNPEQFEIIGIGNGGELGVECGVSANLTVEQCAALFREDKSFRKGKLCYRNETGKLVGCYARILIKKK; translated from the coding sequence ATGGCAAAAAGAACCATAGATAAAGCTAAGGCAGCTAAAAAAGATGAATTCTACACGCAGCTAGAAGACATCAATAATGAACTCCGTCATTACCGTGAACATTTTCGTGGTAAGACAGTATTATGCAATTGTGATGATCCTCGTGTAAGTAACTTTTTTACTTATTTCGCATACAACTTTGAGTTTCTTGGTTTGAAGAAACTTATCACTACTTGCTATAAAAATCAAGATATGGATTTGTTCAGTATGAATAAAAGTGAGCAAGCTGTATTTCTTGTTTATGAAGGTGACAAAAATGGAAATCATATTCCTGATGCGGAAGAAATAGGAGTGAAGCCATTAAAGGGTGATGGTGATTTCCGCAGTAAAGAGTGTATTGAACTTCTGAAAGAAGCAGATATTGTAGTAACTAATCCCCCTTTTTCTTTGTTTCGTGAGTATGTGGCTCAATTGCTGGAATATGATAAAAAGTTCTTGATTATAGGGAATAAAAATGCTCTTACTTATAAAGAGATTTTTCCATTGATCCAAGAAAATAAACTATGGACTGGGTATAGGGGCTTTTCTGGTGGAATGTGGTTTAAAGCTAATTATGAAGGTAAAACGGAAAAAAATATCCATGGTGAAAAGATAATAAATGTCCCTTCTATTTGGTATACAAATTTAGATATTCAAAAACGTCATGAAGATTTAATCCTCTATAAGACATATTCGCCTAACGCTTACCCGAAATACATCAATTATGATGCTATTGAGGTGTCAAAGACAGAACTGATACCATATGATTATGATGGAGTTATGGGAGTGCCTATTACTTTTATGGATAAGTATAATCCTGAACAGTTCGAAATTATAGGCATAGGTAATGGAGGTGAATTGGGGGTAGAGTGTGGTGTAAGTGCTAACCTTACTGTCGAACAATGTGCAGCTTTATTTCGTGAAGATAAAAGTTTTCGCAAAGGTAAGTTGTGCTATCGCAATGAAACAGGAAAATTAGTTGGTTGTTATGCCAGAATATTAATCAAGAAAAAATAA
- a CDS encoding HU family DNA-binding protein, giving the protein MAIKYEIHYLPNAGGNEETRRFAHIFEQTAMTDKEMISRIARHSCLGEGEVSSVLMKLRDIIEEDLQEGRRVNIPEIGYLSLSVDLDMDDLKPDNKVRAEYVSVRGIKFRPNADLLKQVKYNTHFEKSQYTSRSYPFSEDALKEKIREYLKHNRSINRKVLEAEFHIRKQTALNWLKKLEKSGFLIKEGSRNAPVYFLAEE; this is encoded by the coding sequence ATGGCTATTAAATATGAAATACATTATCTTCCCAATGCTGGAGGAAATGAAGAGACTCGCCGATTCGCCCATATCTTTGAGCAAACAGCTATGACTGACAAGGAGATGATCAGCCGAATCGCCAGACATAGCTGTCTGGGAGAAGGAGAAGTTTCGTCCGTACTCATGAAACTGCGTGATATCATAGAAGAAGACCTGCAGGAGGGAAGACGTGTCAACATTCCGGAAATAGGTTATCTCTCGCTCTCGGTAGATCTGGATATGGATGACCTGAAACCCGACAATAAAGTGAGAGCTGAATATGTAAGCGTAAGAGGCATCAAGTTTCGCCCCAATGCAGACCTGTTGAAACAGGTGAAATATAATACCCATTTCGAGAAATCACAATATACTTCCCGCTCCTACCCTTTCTCTGAAGATGCATTGAAGGAGAAAATAAGAGAGTATCTGAAGCATAACCGTTCCATTAACAGAAAAGTACTGGAAGCGGAATTTCATATCCGTAAACAGACAGCACTCAACTGGCTGAAGAAACTGGAAAAATCCGGATTTCTGATAAAAGAAGGTTCCCGGAATGCGCCGGTTTATTTCCTGGCAGAAGAATAG
- a CDS encoding HEPN domain-containing protein — MIKGQLTDTDRTEIVKYRLEKAYRTYNEAIGSIENGYVETAANRLYYAAYYAVSALLISYKYEASTHNGVIQMFGKVFLRNNIIDKKYGKTFNQLFSLRLTGDYEDRHILDMETEVLPLVEPAKELIDLVSEMAKKQLM, encoded by the coding sequence ATGATAAAGGGACAACTTACAGACACTGACAGAACCGAAATTGTAAAATATAGACTAGAAAAAGCATATCGAACATATAATGAAGCTATTGGCTCCATAGAAAATGGTTATGTCGAAACTGCAGCCAATCGTTTATACTATGCTGCTTACTATGCTGTTTCTGCTTTACTCATTTCTTACAAGTATGAAGCTAGCACTCATAATGGCGTAATCCAAATGTTTGGAAAAGTCTTTTTGAGGAACAACATCATTGACAAAAAGTATGGCAAGACTTTCAATCAGCTTTTCTCCTTACGATTAACTGGCGACTATGAAGACCGTCATATTCTTGATATGGAAACAGAGGTACTTCCATTGGTCGAGCCAGCTAAGGAACTAATAGATTTAGTGTCAGAAATGGCTAAAAAGCAATTAATGTGA
- a CDS encoding HNH endonuclease family protein, whose translation MDIKPKQIAVRDLIAGYTNDPNHGVYGYHGKLNIRPPYQREFRYELKQQQAVIETILKGYPLNIMYWSVVDDGSYEMIDGQQRTLSICEYYLHGFNIVDKDRPVLYFDNLTEKEKKDFLDYELTVYFCTGTDKEKLDWFRVINIAGERLLDQELRNAVYVGPFVTDARRYFSKNGCAAYKVGGDYMTGKLEEQAYLETILKWAARHDGIQDSAPIDKYMAIHQYDPNANQLWAYYMQVITWVKTTFKKYRKEMKGLDWGAMFDEFGSNIYDTEQLESEIHRLMEDDEIMKKAGIYHYVLSGDLRDLSFRTFDKKQKREAYERQKGICAHCGKPFKLEEMEADHITPWCEGGTTVAENCQMLCRTCNRIKGGK comes from the coding sequence ATGGATATAAAACCAAAACAAATAGCAGTTCGTGACCTTATAGCAGGTTATACGAATGATCCCAATCATGGTGTTTATGGTTATCATGGTAAGTTGAATATTCGCCCACCTTATCAGCGTGAGTTTCGTTATGAACTCAAACAACAGCAAGCTGTGATAGAGACAATCCTCAAAGGATACCCTCTTAATATCATGTATTGGAGTGTTGTGGATGATGGAAGTTATGAAATGATAGATGGTCAGCAACGTACTCTGTCCATTTGCGAATATTATCTACATGGTTTCAATATCGTTGATAAAGACCGTCCAGTTCTTTACTTTGACAATCTTACGGAAAAAGAGAAAAAGGATTTTCTTGACTATGAATTGACTGTATATTTCTGTACTGGCACAGACAAGGAAAAACTTGATTGGTTTCGTGTGATTAATATAGCTGGAGAACGTTTGCTTGACCAAGAGTTGCGTAATGCAGTGTATGTTGGTCCTTTTGTAACAGATGCTCGTCGCTATTTCAGTAAAAATGGTTGTGCGGCTTATAAGGTCGGTGGTGATTATATGACTGGCAAACTGGAGGAACAAGCGTATCTTGAGACAATACTAAAATGGGCAGCTCGTCATGATGGAATACAAGATTCAGCCCCAATTGATAAGTATATGGCGATTCATCAATACGATCCAAACGCCAATCAGCTTTGGGCTTATTATATGCAGGTGATCACTTGGGTGAAAACAACTTTCAAGAAATACCGAAAAGAAATGAAAGGCTTAGACTGGGGTGCTATGTTTGATGAGTTTGGAAGCAACATATATGATACGGAGCAACTAGAGTCCGAAATTCATCGACTGATGGAGGATGATGAAATAATGAAGAAAGCAGGCATCTATCATTATGTGCTGAGTGGTGATTTGCGCGATTTAAGTTTCCGTACTTTTGATAAGAAACAGAAACGTGAGGCTTATGAGCGACAAAAAGGAATCTGTGCCCATTGTGGTAAACCTTTTAAGTTAGAAGAAATGGAAGCAGACCACATTACTCCATGGTGTGAAGGTGGAACGACTGTTGCCGAGAATTGTCAAATGCTTTGTCGTACTTGTAATAGAATAAAAGGAGGAAAATAA
- a CDS encoding N-acetylmuramic acid 6-phosphate etherase, whose translation MPNKEEKRITEQSSLYEHLEKMSVDELTAHINAENKKVAVAIEQALPAINQLISAIEGQLKKGGRLFYAGCGTGGRLATLDTIEVQNTYGIDGSQIQAIFPGGIGCLTQTRESREDDLENGWHQLCDKHISEQDFVLGFSASGTTPFVLSILQHCKEAGIPTGCIVNNPHAPIAQAADYPVEVITGPEFVTGSTRMKAGSSQKMILDMISTSLQIRQGRVEGNKMVNAKLINHKLIDRACRIFMERNPQYTDYEEVKQLILESGSVKKAEDLLKSKSDLDV comes from the coding sequence ATGCCAAATAAAGAAGAAAAGAGAATAACAGAGCAGAGCTCGCTCTACGAACATCTGGAAAAGATGAGCGTAGATGAACTCACCGCTCATATCAATGCAGAAAACAAGAAGGTGGCTGTGGCAATAGAACAAGCATTACCCGCCATCAACCAACTGATTTCCGCCATCGAAGGGCAGCTGAAGAAGGGTGGTAGACTCTTCTATGCCGGTTGCGGAACGGGCGGAAGACTGGCTACGCTCGATACCATCGAAGTGCAGAACACCTATGGCATCGACGGTTCACAGATACAAGCCATCTTCCCCGGAGGCATCGGCTGCCTTACGCAAACCAGGGAATCCAGAGAAGACGACCTGGAGAATGGTTGGCACCAGCTCTGCGACAAGCATATCTCAGAGCAGGATTTCGTACTCGGTTTCTCGGCAAGCGGCACAACCCCCTTCGTGCTTTCCATCTTGCAGCATTGCAAGGAGGCAGGTATTCCTACGGGTTGCATCGTCAACAATCCCCACGCTCCTATCGCCCAGGCTGCAGATTATCCTGTAGAAGTCATCACGGGACCAGAATTCGTAACGGGAAGTACCCGCATGAAAGCCGGTTCTTCGCAGAAGATGATTCTGGATATGATCAGCACTTCTCTCCAGATTCGCCAAGGACGGGTGGAAGGCAACAAGATGGTGAACGCCAAGCTTATCAATCATAAACTCATCGACCGTGCCTGCCGCATCTTCATGGAACGCAATCCGCAATATACGGACTACGAAGAAGTGAAACAGCTGATTCTGGAATCAGGAAGCGTGAAGAAGGCGGAAGACCTGCTGAAGAGTAAAAGCGATTTAGATGTTTAG